In Tachypleus tridentatus isolate NWPU-2018 chromosome 3, ASM421037v1, whole genome shotgun sequence, the sequence TCTAGtcaatatgttaatgatatatCGACTGAATTATTCAGGCTATGTGAACATACTTGTGATAGAGGTATTGGATAGTACAAGCGATTAGATTTCATCGATTTTGAGGTTTATGTATTAAACATGTCCTGTGTTTTTTaagaatttgttaatagtttgtttaaatatttaagtagatAACTGGTTTAACTTAATTAAACATTGACTTAAGTGTGCAAATTGTTCATCAGTTTTTTGTGGTGCCTGTAGTCTATGCTAAAGATAGGAGGATTTCTAGCTTTTGGCTGACTACATATTAGAAAAACGTTTATACAATTTCCGCTGTATATGCCTTTTATGTGATGTTAAGGTGTAAAAAAACTTTACCATGAAGCTGTTTTCATTTTCAACTGCAAAGTGTATGTAAGTAAAGCCGCAAAGAACATCCTCTGCATATCCAAGCCAAAATGCATGGATGTGATTACGACATGTTGTTCTATGTGGTGTAAGAAAAGATGGCCGAAGCACCTCATAATGGATCTTCCATGAGAAGATCGTCTAcgacagtggttcccaaactttttcagcttgttacccaatttaacatgccacattaagcatgttacccctttcacaaaatgttttcaacattgatatatatggctaaattaaactagagatatattgcactttatttatttacaatttatttatataatttatttacactgaattacacttttaattattgtatttgatcattgtgcatttctaatgaatattgccaaagatgtcaagaacatcagtgggatggatggagttgcatacttgaagctagtttaggaattcttggctttgtggttgAAAGTGCCAGCCTGGCATCGTTTGCAACATTCAACGTTTGCGAgtcctcttttttgttttcatccccagcacggttgagaaccccttctcgcacagatacgttgttgagaatgataccaacaacttcaaggctctcttggacagagttggcaagtcagctagttgtgaaatccaaaaggaatctgcattttggttttggaatttgactTTCAAGGCTTCATTTGCTCGCATTGTGATCCACTCCTCCTTTGCAGGGAAATCATCATCATGAATGGCCTCATCAGGTACAGAAAAGGGGTGAATGATCCACTAAAGACTGGCTGTTTTTAGGTCACTCTCTGGAAAGTAGTGCTGCATGCTTGTTTCAAGCCCCTTCAAATGGTCGCtcatctctttgttgatggtctgtaaaagtgatccagtaTCATAACTATTTTCCTCAACAAACTGATCTAGGGTGGGAAACTGAGCGATCACTCCTTTCTCCAAACGTCGAATCCAGAGTCTCAGTTTTCCCAGAAATGCAGTCACAGTGTGATGGGCATCAATGACAGTCGTGTTTTGGCTCTGGAGTTGCAGATTATCACTGTTCAGCTCCGCAAATATGTCAGCCAAGTAACAAAGTCGAGCAAGCCactccttatcagtgaacttggtagcaaaaggagattctttttgtttcagaaattcctgaagagccgttcggagctcaatgactcgacgtacaaccttgcctcgtgacaaccagcgaacatcggtgtggtagagcagaacttgatactgctctcccacttccttgcacagctccctgaatatgcgcgaattcacatccctggacttgatgaaattgacgattttcaacacatcttcaaacactaatttcagattaccagacaggctttttgatccaagagagtaccgatgaatgatgcaatgatctacagaaatttctggattcacagcttgtatgaggccccgtaatccacgattacgacccatcatcgacggtgctccatcgacggagacctagattaaaaaagaaagtctattatagattgcgtcagttagtcattcttacttatcttttgcgttataattatatggttttaatttcatttaatttattttggtactttagtatttcagtacgacaggcacgatacttttttgtgaattatgtataaaatattagctacactacagctacttgtacaataaataaaactatatgactatatgccatgtaattcattgtatttatactaatctagactttatataaacatctctccctacctgttgaacgctgttccagtccaatccattcgtggtaaagaaactgttgatgatattgaagatatcttctccCATCGTGGTTGTTAGCAGATCTTCGCATAATAGGaactcttctttgatcttgtcctggtggacgtaacgaacgaacccaaggagaacagcacaactggctacgtcacacgattcatcaaattgcaaggagaatttgctatatgagctttccttgatctctgttgtaacttgggacagaatatctgatgccatgtcatcgactcgtcggcggattgtgttgtttgatagagaTATGACACTCAGTTTCTTCGCTTGATCCTCCCCACATACCTTGCTTACCATCTCGTATGCACAAGGCATAATCAGATTCTCTGCAATGGTGTGGCATTTTTTGTTGTTCggcaactttatatgcaacaaagtaagatgcttcgaccgcagcttgaagcttttgggcttgaatgccagatgaaccgaactggatattcttcagtgctacagcccggcgctgaaaataagcctgatcctcattttgaagatttAGATGCCACTTCTGGAGGTGAGCTGAGAGTTTTGATGGCTTGAGgctttcatttgtcaacactttgtgacatactacacattgtggccgatcctctccaccagaaggtaaattcacaaagccatagcgaagaaaggcgtcagagtaggtgcgctttttagacattttattgtttaatctgcagaaaaagaaaaagaaaaactgcataaaaaagtgtgaacaatgtgaacttattatttatttttttcatggcattctagatagcattaaaagagcttattcagcataggaatgatgtaatagtaggtaaatactaactatactgcacagggcagtacacatacataccaggttttgtctacctcggctgatgctcacatagaaactgacagtgtgaaatagaggcaacctcaggcagtgagtgacgcgtactggacacgtcgatgagtcatcagggttactgagtgacttgtgttctgaagcatacttgtcaaaatacttttaggttgccacacacttagatacatattttttcttttctgctactgtatattagtttttgatgtttattgttacttggtttaactttattacatacttaaaataggtttaatttacaactttacatactaagactaagttaacattaatcctaataccagctacctcaatgttttcttgcttttcagaattttaactttttttctgtcacccctccattaccccgataaattgttaaattaccccCACGGGGTAATTTACccccagtttgggaaccactggtctacGAGGTCCGGCGTgaacaagcgtgttaaggcgtgcgactcgtagtctgaaggtcgcgggttcgtatccccgtcgcgccaaacatgctcgccctcccagccgtgggggcgttataatgtgacggtcaatcttactattcgttggtaaaagagtagcccaagagttggtggtgggtggtgatgactagctgccttccctctagtcatacactgctaaattagggacggctagcacagatagtcctcgaatagctttgtgcgaaattctaaaacaaacaaacaaaatcgtctACGAATCTCTGTactgaagagaaacaaatgttattaggtgttcttattttatattgattCTGTTTTTTTGGgattgtgtgaaatactttgtgCAGTAAGTTGTACTGCCTCATGACAAATAGTTTGAGGGATAGGTTTACAACGTCAAAGTTAGACATAATCGTATTATTACCTAAACTATGCACGTGTACCAGCAGGTGAGAAGTGTATTTAATTGGGttcttatttttgaaaaataaagttccaACAGTCAGTTAAAGTACCAACCAAGAGTATAGGTTAAGAGAATTATAAGAAGATATAATTAGGAactagtttattgtttttttatggaCTTGCGGTAAACCCTAGAATTTCGTTCATGATTAGTTTGTATGAGAAAAATTGGAAAGTAATAGCTTTTAAAGTAATATCTTGAGCAGTTTGGTGAAGCTTTTGTTGTTAGGTTAAAGTCAGTAACTTACTCAATATATGTTGacgttttatttaacatatttaagaaatgtttgcttggtaaaattattataagttcTTTTCTCGACTCTTTTGATGacaatgtattcattatttctaaCAGGTTTTAGACCTTTTACATCTGTTGATGCTgaagtttttcgattaataagtaTTATAGCTACTATACtaagtatactgactgtagtaaACTAGGAATATTCTATTTAACTGTCTCTCGGTGTGtcggtttataaactttaaggtgacattctcgaaagttcacttggTAACAATATTAAGATACGTTAGTGCTTCcataaaacatgtattttatttttactctcgagaatcttctacaaatttagaaatcAAGATTGTGCAAtaaaattggaaagaaaaaatattaattgatacaaattttcatgataaaatattCGACACATTTTTCTAGCTCATGTCTTTATTGAAACCTAATTTTCAATATTCGACTCATATTTGCTAGGTTTGTTTACCTactgaaatgtaatttttgataTTCGACATCTTTCGTTAGCTCGTATACTTATTTAAATGTAGTTTTCAGTATTAGACACGTTTAGTTATCTCATGTCCATATTTAAACGTAATTTTCTGaattagatatattttgtttgcttatGTCCTTATATTCGACACTTTTTGTGGGCTCATTACTTTATTGAAAcgtaattttttacttttatctctCAGAGTAAAGAAAGTCATTACACGATATAACGAAGTAAAAAGTCCTTATTTAATCCGAACTTTAACAATTTACAGACAATTTTAATCATTGTGTCCGTTTGCTTTTTTGCCAATCCTTTTATGTATACAAGCCAATAGACGATTAAGATcaacactataaaacaataatgggCTTTACGTAAaccaaaaacaacacaatataattgaaattcataaaCATGTCTGCACTACCATATGCTAATGTCGTCCGTCCTTAAGTCACgatgaactatgtttgtgatcATAGCACACAAACATCTTGGGAATATTCCATCTCTCAGGCAAAATCCAAACGCTGTTGAAAAACTTGCTAGGAACTAAGGAGAATCAATTATGGGTTAGTAGTTGAGCGTGTGAACCCACGACGTCTCGGTTCTTAAGTGCCTTTTACTGTTTGCAGCCACTTGTGGGAAATGGTTTGAAATCTGCTTTGAAAAggaatatacacagaaaaacagaTACAGGTTGGCCATGTTTGAAAAGAAATTAGTACGCAATGGATTTTGTCCACAAATTATATAACCACCAgagtttataataaaaagaagtaATAACGGTGATACACATGCTCTTTAATctgatataaacattaatttaacacaaaacaGCATACAGTTAACTGGTTTCGTTAAGAGAAGAGAATTTAATTTTTCCATCATTGTTAACAGGGTTATCATAGTTcaattaaacatattgttaacagCTTGTTATAAGAGTAATTcatttgtatataatgttaatttatttaaaaataaactgaaaaataatggtGCTAGTATATTATAGGACGTCTGGATGACGTTAGTTACTTGGTTTAAATAACTAATTGTCATGTTTAGAATAGTTCAGCACCTCGGGGAGATAAAGACCGACTTCAGGACTTGTTTCTGTTCACTTGGTGTATGCTTGAATGGTCGGGGtcttttattttagttaacaTCAGTTAAAGAGTAGCTTAGTTTTACActaagaatattatattatttataaccagaaTTGAAAGAGTAAAAGTTGGGtcttttattttagttaacaTCAGTTACAGAGTGGCTTAGTTTTACACTAagaatatcatattatttataaccagaaTTGAAAGAGTAGAGGCTGGGtcttttattttagttaacaTCAGTTAAAGAGTGGCTTAGTTTTACActaagaatattatattatttataacatgaaTTGAAAGAGTAGAGGTTGGGTCTTTTATTTTAGTTAGCATCAGTTACAGAGTGGCTTAGTTTTACActaagaatattatattatttataacatgaaTTGAAAGAGTAGAGGTTGGGtcttttattttagttaacaTCAGTTAAGGAGTGGCTTAGTTTTACActaagaatattatattatttataacaagaaTTGAAAGAGTAGAGGTTGGGTCTTTTGTACATTTTCTAAATCAATTTTTCTAGGGTTGGGATAATTgtacattaaagttaattataagtattaacttataataataaaggTTTTCTGCTTTCCCAGAACTGGCTGTAGACAGCGAAAGGCAGTTATGATTGAGACGTGGGTTCAAACACTCAATTCCTAACCCtttattcattctttttatttGATGGCAAGTGTTTCATCAGCGTTTTGACTTATAAGCTGAGGACGACAGTAATGAATGGTAGCGAAAgcgtgtttttgaatttcaattttacCACACTGTATTTGGTTTATAATTATGTGCATACATGTGTACCAGATGCTTTTAAAGTTACaatgttataaacatatataactaGAATTTCAAACACACTTTCCTACGCGTAATAACAGACTGGTAAACACTGAAACACACTTTCCTACACATACATATAGAATGGAAAACATTTCAGGAGGGTCAATCATTCATAAATTACAACCATACTTTTGCGTTTCGAAGGTAATGTGTAATAAAtgaagttgtttttgttgttgaatactTGGTACTTATACAATATGAATTTTTGTGGCGGCTGGATATTAATCAATGGTGCGTTAAAAGTTTAGAGCACGTGGAGTAGGTGTGCAGTCGAAGCAGAATGAATGGAACTTAAATAGCCTTACGCAAGTGAACTGTACAGACTGTGACCTTAGTTTTCTTTATA encodes:
- the LOC143245888 gene encoding protein FAM200B-like; translation: MSKKRTYSDAFLRYGFVNLPSGGEDRPQCVVCHKVLTNESLKPSKLSAHLQKWHLNLQNEDQAYFQRRAVALKNIQFGSSGIQAQKLQAAVEASYFVAYKVAEQQKMPHHCRESDYALCIRDGKQDLLTTTMGEDIFNIINSFFTTNGLDWNSVQQVSVDGAPSMMGRNRGLRGLIQAVNPEISVDHCIIHRYSLGSKSLSGNLKLVFEDVLKIVNFIKSRDVNSRIFRELCKEVGEQYQVLLYHTDVRWLSRGKVVRRVIELRTALQEFLKQKESPFATKFTDKEWLARLCYLADIFAELNSDNLQLQSQNTTVIDAHHTVTAFLGKLRLWIRRLEKGVIAQFPTLDQFVEENSYDTGSLLQTINKEMSDHLKGLETSMQHYFPESDLKTASL